The Nitrospirota bacterium genome segment GCGAGTTGTTTTGGTCTTGCTCATGATTGCCTCCTATAGGTTGCGTGCGAGGCGCAACGCCGTCTTGATGTCGGTGGTCTGTGAACGCTTGTCTCCACCGGCCAGTAAAATTACTAAGGTGCGCCCGCGCATCGTGAAATACACCCGGTAACCGGAGCCATAGTCGATTCGTAATTCCGAAACGCCCTTACCAACCGGTTTTACATCACCCGGGTTCCCGGCGGCCAAGCGTTCGACACGAGCCAAAACGCGCGCGCGTGCATGGATGTCGCGCAGGCCATCAAGCCATTGGGCGTATGTGTCGGTTTTGCGGATTTCGTACATATCTATATTGTATCCGGGTGGCTACACGTTGTCAACGATTTTAATGTTATAGGCAAATGCGGGATTATTAATTAACAAACGGACTTTGCTTCGAGCCTATTGAGGCGTTGTTGGATGGTGATGAAGTATGTTTGTCAGAAACAAAGCAATAATACAGAGAAATACTAAAATGTATGCGATTGAGTAAAACCGTAGAAAGTTACAGAGCCGCGTCGTGCTCGGATCATTTAATGCAAGATACTCCCGCTTCCAAAGAAAACGAGTAACTGCGAATCCGTTTTGAATCGAATTATTCATAATTAACGTTGGACGCCCTAGAATTGACCAAGTTTCGGGGTGTTTAGTTTTCAGCCTTTATAAAAAGAAATAATTCAGGACAAAACCCACTACAACGGCAACGATCAAAATTGAGAAAAGAAAAGGTTCCATGGCAATCTCCTAAAATTCAACGCGCGCGTCACGCACCGCAGGGCGCGTTGTTGTGGACGCGCATGTTAAAACCTTAGAAACCTCGTTCAAGAAAATTGACTTGCGATTTATCGACGAGCAACCAACCTTTTGGCATTTTGTTTTTGTAAACGGTTCTGATCCACCATTCGACAACAGGTTGTTTTTTGAGTCCATCAAATTTCGGAACAGTCTTATTGCCGCTTAATGAAAAAACGGGAACTTAACGATCAGGAAAAGGCCGTTCAGCATAAAGAGCGCGCCGAGGGCCGCGCTGCCGATCGCAATATTCAAAAGCTGACGCGAGACGGCAAGGGTCGAAATTACTGTCAGGATGAGTGATATCATAAAAAAGACCCCGGCGGTGTTGAAGGAACGGCCTTTGGCGAGGTTCTTGTCCCGTTTTGCTATAAGACGCTTGATCTCCTCTTCGCTCTTCTTCTTTTCCTCCCGATATCTGGCCTCATCGACCTTTATATCTTTCAGCATGAATTGATACAGTTTCCTGATGTTGGACTTCATGGACGGGCCCCGGTCAAGGAGATCGGCTTCCATGCGACGTCCGTTCATTTTGGAGAGCTGTTCTTGTACGGATGTTAATTGGGAAACCGCCGACTGGTCGGACAGTTGCTGCTGGGAGAGCATTGTCTCCCTGGTGGCGATAGTGCCGCCGAGTGAGGTGACGGCGAGCAGCACGGCAAAGATTGCCGTGGTCAACACAATCCGCCTGGTGAAAATCTTTGCGCCCAATGCTTCGAGTTCTTCGGGATTGGAACGTTCTGATCCGGCCATGGTTTGTTTCCTCCTCGCGTTTCTGGATGTTCTCTGCGGCCATGCATGACAGGATCGTGACGCGCAGTTTTCCAACCTTATCAGATATGCATAACAAAATCAAGGTTGTTGACAGCCGGTATGGTCGTCGATGCCTTTTTCCCGTATGGAATTTGCCGATAATTTGTGATAGTATATGCACTGCCGATCAGGGGGAAGGAACGTGAATGTATGAAACGTGATATCTGGGTCTTTTTGTTCGGTCTTGGGGTTTTGCTCTTTGGCGGGCCCTTTCTCACGATCTTCCGTGACAGTCTGACCTACTACCTCTTCATCATCTGGCTCATTTTCATCGGACTCATTTTCCTGGCGTCTAATTATTCAAAACGGGACAACGGAGGAGGTTAAGTGTTCTCGCCCTGGATACTGCTCACGATCATTCTCGGCTACCTTCTGCTCCTCTTTTCCGTGGCCTATTTTGCGGAGCGGAAGGAACAGCAGGGGAAGAGCATTGTCTC includes the following:
- a CDS encoding type II toxin-antitoxin system RelE/ParE family toxin, whose amino-acid sequence is MYEIRKTDTYAQWLDGLRDIHARARVLARVERLAAGNPGDVKPVGKGVSELRIDYGSGYRVYFTMRGRTLVILLAGGDKRSQTTDIKTALRLARNL
- a CDS encoding DUF4337 domain-containing protein, which codes for MAGSERSNPEELEALGAKIFTRRIVLTTAIFAVLLAVTSLGGTIATRETMLSQQQLSDQSAVSQLTSVQEQLSKMNGRRMEADLLDRGPSMKSNIRKLYQFMLKDIKVDEARYREEKKKSEEEIKRLIAKRDKNLAKGRSFNTAGVFFMISLILTVISTLAVSRQLLNIAIGSAALGALFMLNGLFLIVKFPFFH